Part of the Mauremys reevesii isolate NIE-2019 linkage group 4, ASM1616193v1, whole genome shotgun sequence genome is shown below.
tagccctgctcctggtagggatatggccagggttgtgctcttcccaccagcacagccaggggagtGTGCGGAGGCCAGTGGCTGTAGGAGTGGTGAGGCGACCACTCGCCCCACCCAATCTCTCAGCCTGGCTGCAGTGGGTGTTGAGCtcagaggatgcagagaagaCTCAGCAGTTGGGTGGGGTGCCATGGTCATGGCACTACTGGACTCAACATtcaagtgattttgagtgcctgattgtcacagctctgagcacctgccctctaccGGCCAGACCCTTTAAAGGGGGGTGTCACATGTTGCCCCCCCCAAAACAAATGGTCGCTCTGTAACTATCTCAGCTGCAGACTCCAATTTGTGGCCTCACCTGGGACACGTTGGGACGCTCATCATGCacaaggaggagcagtgggaccaGGCTCTGGAGCACATACTCCTTCATCTCGCTCCGGTTGGGCCCCCTTAcaagctccagcaggtctttaaaaAGGGTGATGGAGAGCACCCGGAGCTTGCTGGTCACCTGCAAGAGATGatatagggaggggaggagacactgtGACAGTCATTCTCATCCAGCGGGGCAAGCGCACACTGTGCCAGAGatgtctgccctgcagggggtattGGTAACTCACCCCCAGCcatacagccacagctggggccagagtctcatgggcatagcgccattgaaggcaatagagaTGCAGATTTCCACCCGCTGAGGGGCTGGCCTGGTAACTTCTTGGCCAGGGAGAGCAGTAAGCTGGGGTGAGACTGCCCCTGGGCTCTCACAGCCAGCTCTGGGTGCACTGACATCAGCTCCTGCCTGTGTCAGCCAAGGGGAAACATTCAGGGTggagcagtgccaggacaggggcggcagagagggagcgatgaggaaagattcaaagagcaaagggggggtgtagtttgtccacccGCTTTGCAGGCCCAGCTCACACTGGTGTTGACCCACAGCGGCCCTCTAGCCGGGCCAAGGGGGCCAGGCATAGGGGGCAAATTCCTACATTGGTGTTTGTTTGGGCCATGCTCAGGGACTGGGGTGAATTTAACCAGGGCCAAGGGGTGGtaaatgtgcaggagctcccagataGGGGGCCTTGGAAgccatgactggaagccacccagcctccaggggtttggggtggggtgaggggccagCTCAAAACAGCTGGGCAGGCTCTGTACAAAACATGTGGGAGGGGTATGGGGGCAtcagggctgcactgcagtgggcacaggcaGATGTTGAACTGGCACCTCTCTGGTCTTCCCTCCAGTTGTTGAGGCCTGTTTGCCTTTCCCTGGTGAtgggtgtagtaagtgcaggccatgataaaggcccagtatgaggcctgagacctgaactaaagtagtgaacaagactttgctaacataaagcaaagttaagctgtgagccagaggcaggccctgctcacagaagctggcaaggaaagggctgatacgtacctaaaaggtactgaacattcacatacttgcacattccacacagataacagagaacaggctggcccatcccaatgacaggggcaaaagggtaaaatgatggatagagttgttttgatcgaaccaacatgtacaaggtagaaggcggcacctaaatacgtagaaaggtccattgccaagaggcactttctcttagtatgccctgaattaggctaagaaacctacagggaactgccattgtgtccgaggtcgcaataaacctagccgacgtggctttgcatcttactggactctttggttattgggggttctcatcgggtctgctgtgtcagctatctgcagagctggggtagcacacagagggaacacacgcacgcagccgagtgatatcaacaaggagaaagcagagcaccacaccggtagcactctgacaacacacttctgacaacaaTGGGCGTTGTGTTCATTAACACTATTTGGATATAACCCCTGCCCCATAAAGAACCTGTTCTGTTCCCCCCGGGCCTGAGAGGGGTTTGGTTTAAAGGGCTCACCCCAGGGCGAGATCCTGCATCCTTGGTCCAGGCTGCCCTGTCCCTTtggccagctggggatccaggagACCCTGGGAACAGCTTTAGCCAGGCCTGTGCCACTACTAAATAAAGAGCGGCAGGGTCCCAGCAGAATTCGGGAGGGCTGAGAGTAGGATTTACCGTTATGAGGCTGGGAGTCCCTCCAGGAGCCCCCACTGGGGCATTACCCTGGAAGGCAGTAATGGATgggcccctttctcctgcccgctTGCTGGATCTCGCCACCCAGTGTGGGACTGAACATCAGTCTGGTGAATGCGCCGGAGGCTAGTTGTGGGTACAAAAGATCTGAGGAGAACTTTCCCTCCTTTGACGCTGCCCTGCCATGAGAccgaaggggagaggaaagggcggtAGCTGCAGAACCTACAGACAGAGCCATTTCCTTATGGAGCTGACAGGCCAGCTGTAGGATtcctggccagggaaaggaggggcagattttcaccaaggtaccatcacttgtcaccctggaagccagcaagagcattgcagcaccctgtgctgcagaggcccCCTCGCTGCATGCAGGCTCAGGAATGCACGTCCTTCCCTAAGGGAAGCCTcgtccccaggctgccctcatcCTTGTCAGTAGGCCTGCGGGACACCAGGGTTCCCATCCTTTCTGCCATGTGCTCTCATGGAGAGTGAGAGGAAGGCGGGAATGGGCTCATGATTTATGACAATCCGTTTTCTGGCTAGGACCATAGCACAGGCCCTGCTAGCCCACTCCCTAGCCCCCACTCACATGTCCGCAGTTTGATGGGATCTCCTGTGAGCTGCCAGGCCTTACATCATGAAACAACGGCAGGAGTtgtgcagccacttgcacagccACGCGGCTGGCGCTCTGCCTGTCCATGCCGGTGAGGAGGTGTTTCAGCACGGCGATGGCCTTGCAGATGAGGTCTCTGTCTACCTCCTGAAGTCGCTCCAGGACATCTGGCAGCAGATGCtggagtttccccacctgtgtgaAACAAGGAGCTGCTTTACGAAACACCCTCCAGTGACCCAACAAGCCATTTCCAAAACAATGTCTGCCTCCCCTGCAGACAGAGGCACGggagctaggggtgctgggggtgctgcagcactcccaggttttacgcagggctctgctcctggccccacacacagggtcccagctgccggccctgtgccaacccccagctatggccccagccttggtccccttgccccatccaccccccgcccccgcctcctggagccatggccctgctcctgaccaaagctctagtggtggaggggtgtgtggacagggagtaaggggtgtgtgtgcagcacctccactataaaaagtcttccagcgcccctgcctccAGAGACATATTACAGCCTCAAAGCCTTTGCACAGCCAGCTAAAATCACGGGCAGTGGGTCCGGCAACCTGCAACATAAGCAGCTGCTTCCTTGTACTCCAGATCTCAAGGGATGGTTTTTATTAGCAGATATCATCCGTGGAAAGTTCTCTACACAACACgttgaccccaaataaatcaagtgTATTATTGTTCGAATAGCACCTCGAGGGCCTGTCTGCAATGAGGGCTTGTgctgggggctttccaggcacagtaagagacggtccctgccctggagcttaCAGGCTAGACACACGAAGGCAGGAtttctatccccattgtacagacattGAACtcgggcacagagaggttacgtgactcgcccacagtcacttagggagtctggcagagccaggaaccgaaCCTGGATTCTCCTGAATCCTGGTCCTTACAGCCCAGCCTAGGGGAGGGAGTCGATTTTGCACACTAGTTCTAGGGTTAGGCTGTTACTAAAAGCCAGATTCTGTAATttctgtgtttggtttttcaaCCTTTCAAAGACAGCCCCACAAAATCTCAACCGGCATCAGGGAAAAAATAGGTCATATACAGGCTAACCGGTTCCGGAAAGGAAAATGAACCACAAGCAAGTGAAAACCAGGCTGAAGTGCATGGACCGATGGGAATGGTGTATAACAAAGAGAATTACAGTCACGCCCTCTCCATGTCTGATCTAGTCATAGTCCGGGTTTAATAAACCGGACTGACCCCCTATTCTCAGGCGAAGTAAATTATCATTAACGAGAGTTGCCTTCAGATTGTCTCCTCTTTACCAGGCTGTCAGATCTGTGTATTTAAGTCCCAAGGGCTTTCTCTGCCTTCACTATATTGTGGGTATCAAACTTGTTATGAGATCTTAGCAGCAAAAGGCCCTTCCAGAGCTCTTCAGAGGAGCGAGTGCTGCAGGACAGAGCCGTGACGTCAACAGTTAAAACCTATGAGGCTTTAAAAGGGGatttgtaggaaaaaatggttcctaattgtagtgaaatggctctatccaagcgtccctgatcactggggtcgccagcattccctgggggtctagagtctgcagctctgctgctactctagtgctagggttctttggatcacagagaccccagacacaatcaggcccagctgtgccagatgctccacacacctagagacgcaccctgcaggagccaggccctgccctgcagaacaacagacaaaggccaggcaggggcttgcccaagggcaccctgcaggtcagtggcagagccaggaatagaagccagggctcctgactccAGGCCAGGGCCATACCCCCTGGGAAGGTTtcaatgaccccagccctgcagcagctccctgcggttctgggtttatcccccagccctcctcccctctcaccttctctgggtgaagggccagattgaggagGCCTTTGAGCCCCAACCAGCGCACCACGGTCTTGGGGTCGCTCAGCAGCCCGCTCATCTCCTCCACGATGGCGTCTTCCAGCTcgctgccaaggtcagggcacttGAGGAGCTAACACACCAACAGCAAATCAAGCTAGAGAACAGGGCTGGCCTCTCGCGACTCATCTCTGCCACGGGGCCCTTAGCTCCACTGGCCAAGGCCCGgcatgggctgcatgcagggcaTCGCGATTGGTCACCGTGTGGGCCCCACTGAAACGCTGCTAGCGCGACGGCCCctcgaggctccagctgagatcaaggcctgccctgctccctcactaaggctcagctgcacacggagcagtggtgtgtgtgtggggggtctgcAGCCTTGTGCTCCAAAGGGTCGCCCGGTCTGCGGGGGGCAGGTGAACTGGCCATGAATGGGCAGGTGGCTGCCCGGCCTGCACATGGCACACGGATGTCAGAGGGGGCTCGAGGGCCGAGGTCACACAAGGGACCATTCTATGGAACTGAGCCTTGGGGAACAAGAGACACCTGACCCTGGGCCTTGCTCCAGCCCCgtgacaccagctgggacaggtaacaatgcccagactgagtg
Proteins encoded:
- the LOC120404700 gene encoding maestro heat-like repeat-containing protein family member 7; translated protein: MAILNDRDDRRYVPAVALFIQLLKCPDLGSELEDAIVEEMSGLLSDPKTVVRWLGLKGLLNLALHPEKVGKLQHLLPDVLERLQEVDRDLICKAIAVLKHLLTGMDRQSASRVAVQVAAQLLPLFHDVRPGSSQEIPSNCGHVTSKLRVLSITLFKDLLELVRGPNRSEMKEYVLQSLVPLLLLVHDERPNVSQVCWDTLSSAAQFLRWHQLSGLIQHKETWRSCDCLVIHYKERADDFLGQTMAFLQNPQTPVREAAIRFLGLTARQLDQGSQDKLDTICDNLKGLQQDSKSSVRCLASQTIFILEAFKNQPPACCSLWTLVHRIRTMCTAESQLIEAAQLP